The Desulfurobacteriaceae bacterium genome has a window encoding:
- a CDS encoding 4Fe-4S binding protein encodes MDKVKRQVILCQDGSPFVPQYPGGINVARCNGCGECVKVCSQNCIELQEIKGKKVAVIVSLEYCIGDGMCKLVCPNDAFL; translated from the coding sequence TTGGATAAAGTTAAAAGGCAAGTAATACTTTGTCAGGATGGGTCTCCGTTCGTCCCACAGTATCCGGGTGGGATAAACGTTGCAAGATGTAATGGATGTGGCGAGTGTGTAAAGGTTTGTTCTCAAAACTGCATAGAACTTCAAGAAATTAAAGGAAAGAAAGTAGCAGTTATTGTTTCTCTGGAATACTGTATTGGCGATGGAATGTGTAAACTCGTCTGTCCAAACGATGCTTTCTTGTGA
- a CDS encoding radical SAM protein: MATKEEFLPKWIAWEVTRRCNLKCIHCRSSSTMESEQGDFSFEDAKKLLDDIGKLSKPTVVLTGGEPLLREDLWDIAAYGTEKGFRMCIATNGVLVDDEVCREMKRVGIKMVSLSLDGSTAEIHDDFRKQPGAFEGVIKAAELFRKHNIPFLINSSFTKRNAFDIPNVYKKARELGARAWYMFLVLPVGRGEEANAELLDEKESEYWLNWHYELEKELILKGDNTILVRPTCAPHYYRIFNQNAKRDGLDLKRRNLVFGTGGGKGCVAGQYIAYIDCHGWLKPCSYFPISDINVFEVPFHRAWFESKIMQDMRKIEEFKGRCGSCEYVKICNGCRVRAYWEYGDYMQEDPICNYVPIKMKIGVKKKRNS, encoded by the coding sequence AGTTTTTACCTAAATGGATAGCATGGGAAGTTACAAGGCGTTGTAATTTAAAATGCATTCATTGCCGTTCTTCTTCTACTATGGAGTCTGAACAAGGAGATTTTTCTTTTGAAGATGCAAAGAAACTTCTTGACGATATTGGAAAACTCTCCAAACCGACAGTTGTTCTAACCGGTGGAGAACCTCTTTTAAGAGAAGACCTTTGGGACATTGCTGCTTATGGAACAGAAAAAGGTTTTAGAATGTGTATTGCTACAAATGGAGTTCTTGTTGACGATGAAGTTTGTAGAGAAATGAAAAGAGTCGGAATAAAAATGGTTTCTTTATCGCTTGATGGTTCAACTGCTGAAATTCACGACGACTTTAGAAAACAGCCTGGAGCTTTTGAAGGAGTAATTAAAGCAGCAGAACTTTTTAGAAAGCACAACATTCCATTTCTCATAAATTCCTCTTTCACTAAGAGAAACGCTTTTGACATTCCAAACGTTTACAAAAAAGCAAGAGAACTTGGTGCTAGAGCTTGGTACATGTTTTTAGTTTTACCTGTTGGAAGAGGAGAAGAAGCCAACGCTGAACTTTTAGATGAGAAAGAATCTGAATATTGGCTAAACTGGCATTATGAGCTTGAGAAAGAGTTAATTTTGAAAGGGGATAATACCATTTTAGTAAGACCTACTTGCGCTCCCCATTATTACAGAATCTTTAACCAAAATGCTAAAAGGGACGGATTAGATCTTAAAAGAAGAAATCTTGTCTTTGGAACTGGTGGCGGGAAGGGGTGCGTAGCTGGACAGTACATCGCTTACATTGACTGCCACGGATGGCTAAAACCTTGTAGCTATTTCCCTATTTCGGATATAAACGTTTTTGAAGTTCCATTCCACAGAGCTTGGTTTGAGTCAAAGATAATGCAAGATATGAGAAAGATAGAAGAATTTAAAGGTAGGTGCGGCAGCTGCGAATATGTAAAAATATGCAATGGTTGTAGAGTAAGGGCTTACTGGGAATATGGGGACTACATGCAGGAAGATCCAATCTGTAATTACGTTCCTATCAAAATGAAAATTGGAGTTAAGAAAAAAAGGAATTCTTGA
- the hemE gene encoding uroporphyrinogen decarboxylase yields MKDHPILKAARGERTDYTPIWIMRQAGRYSERYRKIRAQAGSFMDLCKNPKLAAEVTLIPIEEIGVDTAILFSDILVPVEKMGISVNFVEGKGPVLEPKVETISDVEKLKVPNPSEDLPYVLETIQLIKKKLTDRPLIGFSGAPFTLASYMLEGGSSKNYIAAKSTMWNNSELWDALMSKLTETVIEYLSSQIKAGVDLIQIFDSWMGVLSKEDYEKFVFPYTERIVNELKKRHPETPIIHFGVNAAHLLEVNNKLNVDVIGLDWKTEISFVLSKIDKSIQGNLDPVALFADEKTIEEKVRKILQEGLKAKGHIFNLGHGILPPTDPKKAKFLVDTVHKISKELR; encoded by the coding sequence ATGAAAGACCATCCAATTTTAAAAGCTGCAAGAGGAGAAAGGACCGACTATACTCCAATATGGATTATGAGACAAGCAGGAAGATACTCTGAACGTTATAGAAAAATAAGGGCTCAGGCTGGTAGCTTTATGGATTTGTGTAAAAATCCCAAACTCGCAGCAGAAGTTACTTTGATACCAATTGAAGAGATTGGCGTTGATACAGCTATTCTTTTTTCTGATATCTTAGTTCCTGTTGAAAAAATGGGAATAAGCGTTAACTTTGTCGAAGGTAAAGGCCCTGTTTTAGAGCCGAAAGTTGAAACTATTAGCGATGTTGAAAAGCTTAAAGTTCCAAACCCTTCTGAAGATCTTCCTTACGTTCTTGAAACTATCCAGTTGATAAAGAAAAAACTTACCGATAGACCTCTAATCGGTTTTTCTGGAGCTCCATTTACGCTGGCAAGCTATATGTTAGAGGGTGGAAGTTCTAAGAACTACATTGCAGCCAAATCTACAATGTGGAATAATTCAGAGCTCTGGGATGCCCTTATGTCAAAACTTACGGAAACAGTCATAGAGTACCTTTCTTCTCAAATCAAAGCTGGCGTTGATTTAATTCAAATATTTGACTCTTGGATGGGAGTTCTTTCAAAAGAAGATTATGAAAAGTTTGTTTTTCCATATACAGAAAGAATTGTTAATGAATTAAAGAAAAGACATCCAGAGACTCCTATAATTCACTTTGGAGTTAATGCAGCCCACCTTTTAGAAGTAAACAACAAACTAAACGTTGATGTAATTGGGCTTGATTGGAAAACGGAAATCTCCTTTGTACTTTCTAAGATTGATAAATCAATTCAAGGAAATCTCGATCCAGTAGCTCTCTTTGCAGATGAAAAAACTATCGAGGAAAAAGTTAGAAAGATACTGCAAGAGGGTTTAAAAGCTAAAGGACACATATTTAACCTTGGACACGGAATCCTGCCACCTACAGATCCTAAAAAAGCAAAGTTCTTGGTAGATACTGTTCATAAAATCAGCAAGGAGTTAAGGTAA